One Bos indicus isolate NIAB-ARS_2022 breed Sahiwal x Tharparkar chromosome 22, NIAB-ARS_B.indTharparkar_mat_pri_1.0, whole genome shotgun sequence DNA window includes the following coding sequences:
- the SLC38A3 gene encoding sodium-coupled neutral amino acid transporter 3 isoform X2, with protein sequence MEAPLQTEMVELVPNGKHLEGLLPVATPTAGSQRVEGPGRSCVEGEGFLPKSPSKEPHFTDFEGKTSFGMSVFNLSNAIMGSGILGLAYAMANTGIILFLFLLTAVALLSSYSIHLLLKSSGIVGIRAYEQLGYRAFGTPGKLAAALAITLQNIGAMSSYLYIIKSELPLVIQTFLHLEDWTSDWYTNGNYLVILVSIVVILPLALMRQLGYLGYSSGFSLSCMMFFLIAVIYKKFHVPCPLSPNATNVTSNISLVEIDKDEAGLQAKTEAGAFCTPSYFTLNTQTAYTIPIMAFAFVCHPEVLPIYTELKDPSKRKMQRISNLSIAVMYVMYFLAALFGYLTFYDGVESELLHTYSKVDPFDVLILCVRVAVLTAVTLTVPIVLFPVRRALQQILFPNREFSWLRHVLIAVVLLTCINLLVIFAPNILGIFGVIESSDTKSPSLLSWWMEKKGRG encoded by the exons ATGGAGGCACCTCTGCAGACGGAGATGGTGGAGTTGGTGCCCAATGGCAAGCACTTGGAGGGTCTCCTCCCAGTCGCCACCCCCACAGCTGGCAGCCAGAG GGTCGAGGGGCCTGGACGGAGCTGTGTTGAGGGCGAAGGCTTCCTACCAAAAAGCCCCAGCAAGGAGCCACACTTCACCGAC TTCGAGGGGAAGACGTCATTCGGGATGTCTGTGTTCAACCTCAGCAACGCCATCATGGGCAGCGGCATCCTGGGGCTCGCCTATGCCATGGCCAACACGGGCATCATCCTTTTCCT GTTCCTGTTGACAGCCGTCGCCTTGCTGTCCAGCTACTCCATTCATCTGCTACTCAAGTCCTCAGGGATCGTGG GCATCCGTGCCTATGAGCAGCTGGGCTACCGCGCCTTTGGGACCCCAGGAAAGCTGGCGGCTGCCCTGGCCATCACACTGCAGAACATCGGAG CCATGTCCAGCTACCTGTACATCATCAAGTCCGAGCTGCCCCTTGTCATACAGACCTTCCTGCACCTGGAGGATTGGACCTC GGACTGGTACACGAATGGGAACTACCTGGTGATCCTGGTCTCCATCGTTGTCATTCTTCCCCTAGCCCTGATGCGGCAACTCG GCTACCTGGGCTACTCCAGCGGCTTCTCCCTCAGCTGCATGATGTTCTTCCTAATTGCA GTCATCTACAAAAAGTTCCACGTGCCCTGCCCGCTGTCCCCCAATGCGACCAACGTGACAAGCAACATCAGCCTCGTGGAGATCGACAAAGACGAGGCAGGGCTGCAGGCCAAGACGGAGGCCGGGGCCTTCTGCACCCCAAGTTACTTCACGCTAAACACTCAG ACGGCATACACCATCCCCATCATGGCTTTTGCCTTTGTCTGCCACCCTGAGGTGCTGCCCATCTACACGGAGCTCAAGGA CCCCTCCAAGAGGAAGATGCAGCGGATCTCCAACCTCTCCATCGCCGTCATGTATGTCATGTACTTCCTGGCTGCCCTCTTCGGCTACCTCACCTTCTACG ACGGGGTAGAGTCGGAGCTGCTGCACACCTACAGCAAGGTGGACCCGTTTGACGTGCTGATCCTGTGCGTGCGCGTGGCTGTGCTGACGGCAGTCACACTCACAGTGCCCATCGTTCTGTTCCCG GTACGCCGCGCCCTCCAGCAGATTCTGTTTCCCAACCGAGAGTTCAGCTGGCTGCGGCACGTGCTCATTGCCGTTGTCCTGCTCACGTGTATCAACCTGCTGGTCATCTTTGCCCCCAACATCCTGGGCATCTTCGGGGTCATTG AGTCTTCAGATACC